In a single window of the Flavobacterium ammoniigenes genome:
- the lgt gene encoding prolipoprotein diacylglyceryl transferase, with protein MTPTLSIVWNPSEGIDLGFFMIRYYSLMFVIAFGLGWYIMKHIFVREGETIEKLDSLFIWTVVATLAGARLGHVFFYDWEYFRNNLLEIFLPVRFEPSFHFTGFTGLASHGAAISIIVAMYFYSKKILQKPQLWILDRIVIPVASGAIFVRIGNFFNSEIIGQETSSSFGIQFIRDYFSPRDAVNATQIADPKEAYAAIATDPKFATLLEQVPAKHPTQLYEAFCYIFVFAILFFLYWKTEARKKSGYLFGLFLVLLFSVRIVVESVKESQGGFESALGLLSTGQWLSIPFIVTGLYFVFTAKQIKE; from the coding sequence ATGACACCAACTTTATCTATCGTTTGGAATCCTTCAGAAGGAATTGATTTGGGTTTTTTCATGATTCGTTATTACAGTTTAATGTTTGTAATTGCCTTCGGATTAGGCTGGTACATCATGAAGCATATTTTCGTTCGCGAAGGCGAAACAATTGAAAAACTAGATTCGTTGTTTATTTGGACGGTGGTAGCTACTTTGGCTGGCGCGCGTTTAGGGCACGTTTTCTTTTACGATTGGGAGTACTTTAGAAACAACCTCCTAGAAATCTTTTTACCGGTTCGATTTGAACCTAGTTTCCATTTTACTGGTTTTACTGGTCTAGCTAGTCATGGGGCAGCTATCTCAATCATTGTAGCCATGTATTTTTACAGTAAGAAAATTTTACAAAAACCACAGTTATGGATATTGGATCGCATTGTGATTCCAGTAGCAAGTGGTGCTATATTTGTTCGAATTGGGAACTTTTTTAATTCAGAGATTATTGGACAAGAAACCTCTTCTTCTTTTGGGATTCAATTCATTAGAGATTATTTTAGCCCAAGAGATGCGGTCAATGCTACTCAAATTGCAGATCCAAAAGAGGCGTATGCAGCGATTGCAACCGACCCAAAATTTGCCACACTCTTAGAACAAGTTCCTGCTAAACATCCAACCCAATTATACGAAGCCTTTTGCTATATTTTTGTTTTTGCGATTCTATTTTTCTTGTATTGGAAAACGGAAGCTAGAAAAAAATCAGGTTATTTATTTGGCTTGTTTTTAGTCTTATTATTCTCTGTTCGAATTGTAGTAGAATCAGTTAAAGAAAGTCAAGGCGGATTTGAGAGTGCCTTAGGATTACTATCTACAGGACAATGGTTGAGTATTCCATTTATTGTGACAGGTCTTTATTTTGTATTTACTGCGAAACAGATAAAAGAATAG
- a CDS encoding prolyl oligopeptidase family serine peptidase: MKKVILSMLVSSTIVSVSQAQIKYPQTKKTDKVDSYFETKIPDPYRWLEDDRSTETADWVKAQNQLTFGYLSAIPFRNAIKERMEKLWNYEKVSAPFKEGKYTYYYKNNGLQNQSVLYRKDNSGKEELFLDPNTFSKDATTSLDAVSFSKDGSLCAYSISEAGSDWRKVIFINAETKGSIGDNLIDVKFSGLSWKANEGVYYSSYDKPKGSELSAKTDQHKLYFHKLGTSQSEDVLVFGDKEKRRYVGGSVSDDNHYLFISAANSTSGNELYLQDLTKPNAPIQLIHAGFEYDVDVLDNQGTKLFIVTNYKAPNKRIVTVDVSNPTADNWKDCIAETDQVLSPSTGAGFIFANYMKDAVSLVKQFDYNGQLVREIELPGLGTATGFSGKNEDTSLYFSFTNYVTPSSTYQFSPVDGKSSLYVQPKVDFVSGDYTSKQVFYTSKDGTKVPMIITYKKGTPLNGKNPTILYAYGGFNVSLTPSFSIANAVWLEMGGIYAVANLRGGGEYGKKWHDAGTKMQKQNVFDDFIAAAEYLIAQKYTSSNFLAIKGGSNGGLLVGATMTQRPDLMKVALPAVGVMDMLRYHTFTAGAGWAYDYGTAEDSKAMFDYIKSYSPVHNVKAGVKYPATLVTTGDHDDRVVPAHSFKFAAELQAKQAGSNPVLIRIETNAGHGAGKPVSKTIEEAADLQAFTLYNMGVKTVPIQ, translated from the coding sequence ATGAAAAAAGTAATCCTATCTATGTTGGTATCTTCCACAATTGTATCCGTGAGTCAGGCTCAGATTAAATACCCACAAACTAAGAAAACAGATAAAGTCGATTCCTATTTTGAAACTAAAATTCCGGATCCTTACCGATGGTTAGAAGACGATAGGTCAACTGAAACGGCTGATTGGGTAAAAGCTCAAAATCAACTAACATTTGGTTATTTGTCTGCCATTCCATTTCGAAATGCGATCAAAGAGCGCATGGAAAAATTATGGAATTATGAGAAAGTATCTGCTCCATTCAAAGAAGGGAAATATACTTATTACTATAAAAACAATGGATTGCAAAATCAATCGGTTTTGTATCGAAAGGATAATTCAGGCAAAGAAGAATTGTTCTTGGATCCCAATACGTTTTCAAAAGATGCCACGACTTCTTTAGATGCAGTTAGTTTTTCTAAAGATGGATCTTTATGTGCGTATTCCATTTCCGAAGCGGGAAGCGATTGGAGAAAAGTTATTTTTATTAATGCTGAAACCAAAGGAAGTATTGGAGATAATCTGATCGATGTCAAGTTCAGTGGGTTGTCCTGGAAAGCCAATGAAGGTGTTTATTATTCTAGTTATGATAAACCAAAAGGAAGCGAATTATCGGCTAAGACCGACCAGCACAAATTGTATTTTCATAAATTGGGTACCAGTCAATCGGAAGATGTCTTGGTTTTTGGCGATAAAGAAAAACGACGTTATGTTGGAGGAAGTGTTTCGGATGACAATCATTATTTGTTTATTTCTGCAGCGAATTCAACTTCAGGAAATGAATTGTATTTGCAAGACTTAACCAAACCCAATGCTCCAATCCAACTAATTCACGCCGGTTTTGAATACGATGTGGATGTTTTGGACAACCAAGGTACCAAGTTGTTCATAGTGACGAATTATAAAGCTCCAAATAAGCGAATAGTTACTGTTGATGTTTCCAATCCAACTGCCGACAATTGGAAAGACTGCATCGCCGAAACGGATCAGGTTTTGTCACCTTCAACGGGTGCTGGATTTATCTTTGCTAATTATATGAAAGATGCCGTTTCCTTAGTAAAACAATTTGATTACAATGGTCAATTAGTACGTGAAATTGAATTACCAGGATTGGGAACGGCTACAGGTTTTAGCGGAAAGAATGAAGATACTTCATTGTATTTTTCGTTTACCAATTATGTAACGCCAAGCTCTACCTATCAATTTTCTCCTGTTGATGGAAAATCGTCTCTTTATGTACAACCTAAAGTGGATTTTGTAAGCGGAGATTATACTTCTAAACAAGTTTTTTATACTTCTAAAGACGGTACTAAGGTGCCCATGATTATTACCTATAAAAAAGGGACTCCTTTAAATGGCAAGAATCCAACTATTTTGTATGCTTATGGCGGTTTTAATGTGAGTTTAACTCCTTCTTTTAGTATTGCTAATGCGGTTTGGTTAGAAATGGGTGGAATCTATGCGGTTGCTAATTTAAGAGGTGGAGGAGAGTATGGAAAAAAATGGCACGATGCAGGAACCAAAATGCAAAAGCAAAATGTTTTTGATGATTTTATTGCCGCTGCCGAATACCTAATCGCACAAAAATATACCTCGTCTAATTTCTTAGCCATAAAAGGCGGTTCTAACGGCGGTTTATTAGTTGGAGCCACAATGACACAACGACCAGACTTAATGAAAGTAGCGTTGCCAGCTGTGGGTGTGATGGACATGTTGCGTTACCATACCTTTACTGCTGGTGCAGGTTGGGCGTATGATTATGGGACAGCCGAAGATTCTAAAGCGATGTTCGATTATATTAAGTCCTATTCGCCAGTACATAATGTGAAAGCGGGTGTAAAATATCCAGCAACCTTAGTTACAACTGGTGATCATGACGATAGAGTAGTACCTGCGCATAGTTTTAAGTTTGCGGCTGAGTTGCAAGCCAAACAAGCCGGATCTAATCCAGTCTTAATCCGAATAGAGACCAATGCAGGTCATGGCGCCGGTAAACCCGTTTCAAAAACCATTGAAGAAGCAGCTGATCTACAAGCCTTCACCTTGTATAATATGGGAGTTAAAACAGTACCTATTCAATAA